The genomic region CCGGTGCGGCCGGCCGACGGCTCTCAGTTCTGCCAAACCAATCTGTGTAACGATTCTCGGTGCGGGATGCAAGCCGCGTGCCCTCGCCGGATGCCCGAAAACGACCGCGTGAGCGTGTGAAGGGCGGCTGGCGGTGCTGACTATGGGGAAATCCGCGCAGCCGCCGCGATGGGTGGGGCAATCTTGCACGGTGTTTGGTTAATCAATCATCAGGTATGCAACCATACTGGGGCCGCTGCCCGGCGGCGGAGCCGGCGCATGCGGTGCGCGCGGACATACCCCAGCAGCCAGCCCGCCGCACGGTCGATTCCCAGGCGTCGGCGCGTGTCTGTGCAGATGATTTCGCCGCCTGGGTTCGCAAGCCCGAGCGTGCGCACGGCTGCGTCAAGGTCGAAGTCGACATGCGACAACAGGTCGTACTTGGTCAACAGAATCAGGCGTGCGTCGCGGAAGGCGTCCGCGTACTTCGTAGTGACCAGATGTCCCCCGGCGATGCTGACGACCGCGGCGCGCACGTGTTCGCCCAGATCCGTACGCAGGTGGCAGACCGCGCCGCCAACGTCTTCGATGATAAGGAGGTCGAGCTTGGGCAGGGGCAGCTCGGCCATGCCGTGTTGCACCTGGTGGGCCGCCAGGCGGCACGCGCCATCGGTCAGAACCTGCACGACGGGAATGCCCAGAGCGGCGATCCGGCGGGCGTCACCGGCGCCGGTGGCGTCGCCCATGATCACGGCGATGTTAAGCGCGGGGCGTAGCCGCGGCAGAATGGCTTCGAGGAGCGCGGTCTTGCCTGCGCCGGTTGCACCGCCGACGCTCACGCAGATGACGCCGTGACTGTCCAGCGTCCGCCGGTTTTCGCCGGCAGCGCGAGGGTTGGGCGGCGACTGATGCA from Phycisphaerae bacterium harbors:
- the hypB gene encoding hydrogenase nickel incorporation protein HypB; amino-acid sequence: MSPPETRELIGISNDAEHAMTIPVVHQSPPNPRAAGENRRTLDSHGVICVSVGGATGAGKTALLEAILPRLRPALNIAVIMGDATGAGDARRIAALGIPVVQVLTDGACRLAAHQVQHGMAELPLPKLDLLIIEDVGGAVCHLRTDLGEHVRAAVVSIAGGHLVTTKYADAFRDARLILLTKYDLLSHVDFDLDAAVRTLGLANPGGEIICTDTRRRLGIDRAAGWLLGYVRAHRMRRLRRRAAAPVWLHT